CATGATCATATTTAATTCATTTTCTGGCAATGGATAATTTGGATCCTGCGGAAAATCCCTAAATTTCACTTTTTTTACCTCGTTCGCATTGAGAGCCTCCGAATAAAATTCAATCGCTTTTTCGGCGATTCCATCAAAATTCAAATATGCTATAGCTGACATAAAGTTGTACCTCCTTCTTTTGATAAATGAAGTATAATTTATTAGTGGTGACAGACGCATGTCACCATTTAAAAATTTGTACCAAAAGAGGGGCAGCTATGGAGAAGGTTGAAAGATTAATATCGATTATCATGATACTGCTAAAAAAAGATATCGTTTCAACAAAAGAATTCGCACAATTATTTAACGTTTCCAAAAGAACGATTCTTCGCGATATGGAAACACTGAGTTTATCCAACATCCCCATCTATTCTGTTCATGGAATTCATGGCGGATACGGTATTATGGATGAATACAAGGTGGATAAACGTCTTTTAAGCAGCTCCGACTTAGAGAATATATTGACTGCGCTCGGCGGATTGGAACAAATTCTAATTAGCGAAGAAGTTGAAGTAACCATTAAAAAAATAGAAGCCATGGTTCACCCCACGTCACTGAAAGGTTCAGTCCGACTGTCATTTTATGATTGGGAGGGTCGGTCCGAGGTTCTTCAAACCTTGAAGACATGCCAGGAATCGATCTCAGGGAATAAAATAATTTCATTTGATTATATAGATAAAAATGGCATGATAACGAATCGAATCGTCGAGCCGTATCAGCTTCATTATAGCGAGACGAGTTGGTATTTGAAGGGATTCTGTTTACATCGTCAGAGCTATAGAGCATTTAAATTATCCAGGATCGATAATCTCAATATGAATGAAGAAACCTTTAAACCGAGAGATTATGCATTAGAACAAGAAACAACCCGTTATCAACCGCGACTTGTCGCTATAAAGGCATTGATTTCGCCAAGCATAAAAGATCAATTCATTGAAAGGTACGGTCGAAAGAGTATTTCAAACTATAATTCTGAATATTTCTTGGCAACCATTTATGTACCTCAAAACCATATTGGATTTCAATTTTTAGCAGGTTTCGGCACGAATCTGGAAATCGTAGAACCTGAATCATACGTGGAAGAGTTTCGAAAGTATTTATATAAAATGGTGGAGAAATATTCTTATTTGGAAAATTAGGATTTGAGCTGGGCTTCTGTTAAAAAGCACTGTCAAACATGCGTTCCATTGATTCGGCGTCTTTAGAAACCGCGAAGAAAATAAATCGCCCCTTCGTCTTTAACACGTGATTATCGACCAGAAAATATTCATCGGGGCGATAGTCCTTGAATTTCATTTTCTGTGCTTCGATTCGTTGCTCCATATTCACTTTGACGCTTTCTGCCTGACTCTCATCCTTCAGCTTGATAATGGCCAATTCATCAGCTTTTACATTCGATGTAGACGTATAAAGAATAAAATCATCCATGCTGTCTGCATCCATCTTGTACAATTTCTGCAGCTTATTCAGATCCTGCTTTTTCATGTCTTTTAGGCTAACTGCCTGCTCGATACTTTTTCCGATTTCGGTGGCAGTCAATTGTTCTGAAGTCTTGTCATCCTTGCCTGCGCAACCGGACAATACGCCAATTACGACGATGAATGCAAGCATAACGGGGTAAAAACTCCTTTTCCCGCTCCATTGTTTCTTCATTTAATCACTCCGTTACATTTTTGATGGATGGGTCCTCGAAAAACGTATTCGCATTATAAAGCAATAGCATGTCCTGGATCCCCTGCTCGTTCACGAAAGACGCTAAATCCTCATCATAATACCGAAGGTCTACCACATGTATTTCGCTAAAATGCTTAATTAAGAAAGGAATCAGGCTGTTAGCGTACGAATCTTTGACCACCAGCAGCTTTCTATCGCTCGGATTAGCCGTTTTAATATGGATTCGTGCATGGTTACCGTTAAGAAACACCGCATATTTATCCTTCCTGAGCAGCTGCTCCATCGCATACAATGAATCCGTGGTCTTCTCTTCATCGACATACGTTACGGTATATTTCTCTTGATCCTTTGACATATAAAGCTCCAAACGATCGGACTGTACATGTCTGAAACCGCTTTTTGAATAAAGCGAGCCGTAAAATACATCGGTTACTTGCTGGATGTTAAA
This Paenibacillus sp. JZ16 DNA region includes the following protein-coding sequences:
- a CDS encoding helix-turn-helix transcriptional regulator, whose protein sequence is MEKVERLISIIMILLKKDIVSTKEFAQLFNVSKRTILRDMETLSLSNIPIYSVHGIHGGYGIMDEYKVDKRLLSSSDLENILTALGGLEQILISEEVEVTIKKIEAMVHPTSLKGSVRLSFYDWEGRSEVLQTLKTCQESISGNKIISFDYIDKNGMITNRIVEPYQLHYSETSWYLKGFCLHRQSYRAFKLSRIDNLNMNEETFKPRDYALEQETTRYQPRLVAIKALISPSIKDQFIERYGRKSISNYNSEYFLATIYVPQNHIGFQFLAGFGTNLEIVEPESYVEEFRKYLYKMVEKYSYLEN
- a CDS encoding DUF4358 domain-containing protein, which produces MKKQWSGKRSFYPVMLAFIVVIGVLSGCAGKDDKTSEQLTATEIGKSIEQAVSLKDMKKQDLNKLQKLYKMDADSMDDFILYTSTSNVKADELAIIKLKDESQAESVKVNMEQRIEAQKMKFKDYRPDEYFLVDNHVLKTKGRFIFFAVSKDAESMERMFDSAF